Proteins from a single region of Thiovulum sp. ES:
- a CDS encoding DNA adenine methylase Dam (PFAM: D12 class N6 adenine-specific DNA methyltransferase~TIGRFAM: DNA adenine methylase (dam)), which yields MRFNCSPVVKWVGGKRQLLGEIEKRIPKFERYFEPFIGGGATLFNFQPKDSFISDINGDLINLYKTVRDFPEELIESLKIHQNSPEYFYEIRNLDRSENFKNLSNVEKASRFLYLNKSGFNGLYRVNSRGEFNVPFGKYKNPVYAIPENIRECSRFLKSVKIKHGDFELFRDEIQKGDFFYLDPPYFPVSKTSNFVSYTKESFNFDDQKRLLNFLKLVDKKGGKFLLSNSYSDEVLEFYKDFKIDIVEAGRSINSKGNKRGKVREILVLNYK from the coding sequence ATGAGATTTAACTGCTCACCAGTTGTGAAATGGGTTGGAGGAAAACGACAACTTTTAGGAGAGATTGAGAAGCGAATTCCAAAATTTGAGAGATATTTTGAACCATTTATCGGAGGCGGTGCAACTCTTTTTAATTTTCAACCAAAAGATAGTTTTATTTCCGATATAAATGGAGACTTGATAAATCTCTATAAAACTGTTCGAGATTTTCCAGAAGAGTTAATTGAAAGTTTGAAAATTCATCAAAACAGTCCAGAATATTTTTATGAAATACGAAATTTAGATCGTTCTGAAAACTTTAAAAATTTATCAAATGTAGAAAAAGCTAGTAGATTTTTATATCTAAATAAAAGTGGTTTTAACGGACTTTATCGAGTAAATAGTCGAGGTGAATTCAATGTTCCGTTTGGAAAATATAAAAATCCTGTTTATGCTATTCCAGAAAATATCCGAGAGTGTAGTCGTTTTTTAAAGAGTGTCAAAATCAAACATGGGGATTTTGAACTTTTTAGAGATGAAATTCAAAAAGGAGATTTTTTCTATTTAGATCCGCCATATTTTCCTGTTTCAAAAACATCAAATTTTGTTTCATACACAAAAGAGAGTTTCAATTTTGATGACCAAAAACGATTACTAAATTTCTTAAAATTGGTAGATAAAAAAGGTGGAAAATTTCTTCTTTCAAATTCATATTCTGATGAGGTTTTAGAATTCTATAAAGATTTTAAAATTGATATTGTTGAAGCTGGTAGATCGATAAATAGCAAAGGTAATAAACGGGGAAAAGTCCGTGAAATCTTAGTTCTAAACTACAAATAA
- a CDS encoding DpnII restriction endonuclease (PFAM: DpnII restriction endonuclease) → MQLTISKIFKKNSINFKEEVEISKFPEITSMGVDLKIFDFVIEKEKITYLIEVNFYNSGGSKLNEVARACTDIAPKIDKYDNYKFVWITDGQGWLSAKNKLEEAFNNIPHLYNLNSLESFLQKVKNEI, encoded by the coding sequence ATGCAATTAACAATCTCTAAAATATTCAAGAAAAACTCTATCAATTTTAAAGAAGAGGTTGAAATCTCTAAATTTCCAGAGATAACTTCAATGGGAGTTGATTTAAAAATATTTGATTTTGTAATAGAAAAAGAAAAAATAACATATTTAATCGAAGTCAATTTTTATAACAGTGGTGGTTCAAAATTAAACGAAGTTGCAAGAGCATGCACAGATATTGCTCCAAAAATTGATAAATATGACAATTATAAATTTGTTTGGATTACCGACGGACAAGGTTGGTTATCTGCAAAAAATAAACTTGAAGAGGCTTTTAATAACATACCCCATCTATACAATTTAAATAGTTTAGAGAGCTTTCTTCAAAAGGTGAAAAATGAGATTTAA